A part of Lutra lutra chromosome 2, mLutLut1.2, whole genome shotgun sequence genomic DNA contains:
- the TMEM150C gene encoding transmembrane protein 150C — MDGKKCSVWMFLPLVFTLFTSAGLWIVYFIAVEDDKIFPLNSAERKPGVKHAPYISIAGDEPPASCVFSQVMNMAAFLALVVAVLRFIQLKPKVLNPWLNISGLVALCLASFGMTLLGNFQLTNDEEIHNVGTSLTFGFGTLTCWIQAALTLRVNIKNEGRRVGVPRVVLAASVTLCVVLYFILMAQGIHMYAARVQWGLVMCFLSYFGTFAVEFRHYRYEIVCSEYQENFLSFSESLSEASEYQTDQV; from the exons ATGGATGGGAAGAAATGCAGTGTATGGATGTTTTTACCTCTTGTATTTACTTTGTTTACTTCAGCTGGATTATGGATAGT ATACTTTATAGCTGTGGAAGATGACAAAATTTTCCCATTAAATTCAGCTGAAAG GAAACCGGGTGTGAAGCACGCACCTTATATAAG TATTGCAGGTGACGAGCCCCCAGCAAGCTGCGTGTTTAGTCAAGTCATGAACATGGCAGCCTTCCTAG cTCTTGTGGTAGCTGTTCTGCGCTTCATACAACTGAAACCCAAGGTTTTAAATCCATGGCTGAATATTAGTGGATTGGTGGCGCTGTGCCTGGCTTCCTTTGGAATGACCTTACTTGGTAATTTTCAG cTCACGAACGACGAGGAGATCCACAATGTCGGCACGTCCCTGACCTTCGGCTTCGGCACGCTGACCTGCTGGATCCAGGCCGCCCTGACGCTCAGGGTGAACATCAAGAACGAAGGGCGGAGAGTGGGCGTCCCGCGCGTGGTGCTCGCCGCCTCCGTCACCCTCTGCGTGGTCCTCT ATTTCATCCTCATGGCCCAAGGCATCCACATGTATGCGGCCCGGGTCCAGTGGGGACTGGTCATGTGCTTCCTGTCTTACTTTGGCACCTTTGCTGTGGAGTTCCGGCATTACCGCTACGAGATTGTGTGTTCCGAGTACCAGGAGAATTTCCTGAGCTTCTCCGAAAGCCTGTCGGAAGCTTCTGAGTATCAAACCGACCAGGTGTAA